The genomic DNA CGGGGAGCGGAGCCCGCAGAGGAGCGACTGACAGAGCTcccagtttatttatttaaaactcTGCGTGGTTTGGTTGTCggtgtctcctctcctccactcgGTTGCCACAACTGAGGCGGCGCTTGGCATCTGTGTCGtaggtggagagaaaaaagctGCCGGGACAGGAATTTTTACTACACTCCCCTCAGAGGTTGTACCCCCggctgctgtcctcctccaggggcatttttttttttaacctgttaCGCTAGTTATTGTGCGCGGACATGGCCGACACGCTGAGGAGACTGGCCATTACATCCTCCTTCAGCGTCTTACAGGACAAGCTTGAGAGCTGGCACAAAGACTACCATGTAAGTTCATTAATAAGTAATGACCGACCTAAATCTGACCACAGCACTTCGGCCAGCCTTAGCTATCCGTTTCACGGTGGTTATCTCGTGTGTTAGTGGCTAAAATGATATCTGTGTAGCATACAGCTGAATTCAAGCTAGCTATATTTTAGTCAAAgtgtattttataataatacTCTTCTCTGGAAAGTTGCTTTGTTTACCAATGTCgactaattatttttttttaaatatatatatttaatgtaatgtttattttttttcgttAGAATAAGGCAATAGAAGCACAGTGGTTGATAAATGCATCACAAATTCAAAACATAATATGAAAACTACAGTAAAGGAATGCACTTGTTTAGATTACATTGATTTCCAGGTAGAGTTTGGTTGCTATGGACGCCAGTCGTCATGGCTACCGTAGGACTATTCCAAAGATCTTTTGCTTCAGATCATTCACGTCCTATCACTTCCGGTGCAACTCTGGTCAGACCGGAACACATCGCGAACAGCCCGTTTCAGAGGGACTGGAAGTGATATATTTAAACGAAAATCTAGTAATAACTCGCAGCTACACTATGAATGCACGCAACAGTCGAAGTATGGCGTTAAACCTGTTGTCGTGTCATGGGGGGGTTGCAATAACACCGGCCTAGCTACCTGTTGCTTCTGGTGATTGGTATGAGTGGCGGATAtcacttaaaggggcactatttagttttggagaagacattcaAACTAAGAATTGTAATATTGACAATATCAATGATTTCTTAATAACAAATCTGATTTTTCTCTCAAAACTGACTAATTGATCTCAGATAGAaaaaaggtccccagaacactgtttgaagctactaaggtggcagggtctgccaaataaAAAGTAGTAATAAGTAATAAAAGTACAATAGTGTGATTCTATGATGTCCTCTAAGgtcagtctgtttattcagttcattcagtcatgaaaacaaagacagcttGTTCGTAAAGTTAAGGCAAAATTAggcaatgaagatctttctcctctgatcttCCCCCAAATCAACATGGTGCACCTTTATCATCTGTCTGTTATAAAATTCTTGTCTGCACTTTAAGTAATTTTAACCATCATTCTAAATAGTTCCACTATAgcattatattatatttggCTATAACTGAAAATATATAGGAAGCcaaaacagaaaagagcaaaCCTATAGCATACAGCCTGTAGTAATTTGACTGATATTTACCTTCCCAGGTAATTTCCTGTGACCAGAATCTAAATAGATGTTGTGAGCTGATTGAACTCACCGCCAAGATCCAGGGCCAACTGTTCGCCATCCTAAACCTCACAGCTGCTGAAggtgatttttttcaaatctgtttAAGATGTTCATTTACAAAGTATCAACTGGGTTATAACCACTCATGAActattaaacacacactcatgaaTCAGGTGGACACTACGCTGGAGTGGACACCCTCAAAACGCGCCTGCTGCCGTGGCTTGGAACTTGTTTCTCAATGGGGAGGCCCTCAGTCACTGATGACACCAGCCTACAGCTCATCCAGGTGACATCATCTGTCCATCAATATTCGAATCTGATGTTGTGAGTACTGTATATCATTTTACAGTATGgtatgatttttttgtcatcagGATTCAGTGGAAAAGGACAGGAGGATCAGGGAGCTCTCTGCCTCCCATGATAGCGAGGTTCAGAAGCTGGACACTCAGCTGTGCTCCACTCGTCTGCAGCTGGACCATGTCAGAGCAGAGTGAGTCTGATACAAGAGATATAAGACAGTACAAGTAGAGTAAAGGGATGCAGCCAGAGCTTTTATACCTCAACTGGCATTAATTGTGTTTAGATAATTGAAATATTACACAACATGGATACAAGTCCATGAACAAGGAGATGTACAGTGTTTAAAGACTgattgcacattttattttcattcatacCTCCTCACCTGAATTGTATGTtctgatttctttgttttaacaGATTGGTCGATGCTCATAAGGAACTGGATGACACAAAGAGCAAATCAGCTACCACTCTGCTTGCCACTGAAGATGAAATATTACAACTGAAAGCAGAGTGGGTGATGCACGACAACACTGGAGTGATATGCAGTATACAGTACGTGCTCCTCTGTTGATGtgagctgtgtctgtgtttcagtttACGGTCAGCGCACGATCAGGTGGAGATTTACAAGAGGAAGCTGGGCGCTGTTGATGATTATGAGAGGCAGATACGCTTGCTGAGAGATGAGGTGTCCTACGTGAGCACAGAGAAGGCCATGCTGCAGGAGAGGTAAAACTTAAcatgtgcgcgcacacacacacacacacacacacacacacacacacacacacacacacacacacacacacacgcacacacacacacacacacaccacacagaaTAAAGTCTCAAATGATGATCTAAATTTCTCCCTCAGGTTGGTTAGAAGTCGTTCTCCGAGCCCCTTGCCCAGACTGAGCCGCTCTTCCAGCCCCATGAAGAGTGAGTCGCCCACCAGAGCTCAGCTCACAAACTCTTCCCGCCATGCACGCCTCGTATCGCGCTTCAGCGACCTGTATGCTGTGGAGCGTCTGGAGGCCCAGACCCTGCTTCGACGCTACATCACTGACTTAGAGATGGTCCAGAAAATCATCTTCATTGCTGTCGTGGTATGACTCTAATTATTGTGGAGCCACCTGTAGAGAATGGCAGATGTGACTGGCTGGTATATGATATATTCATCCATGTTTTCATGTCACAGGAATCCTTTAAGACCGCAAAACTGGCTTACCGTCAGTTCAAGCTGCGCGTGAGAAAGACACTGTCCCCGTCCCACTTTGGGCCAGAGAGTCTGGAGGATGCAGCTGTGGATTACATCGTCAGGAACCTGGACCTCTATGATGTCCAGACCAGTGTCAATGTAGGACTAAATAAATCTTCATATGTCCTCTGCAGCATTTATAAGGAAATTAATTTTGTTTCATACTGACTGTGTATTTCATCTCCTCCCAGGATGTGATCAATGCCATGAATGTAAACCCTCGGATCTCCTTCCCACCAGAGGTGGACTTTGTCCTCATCAGTGCCTTGATCAGGGACACGTGCAGGGTGGCCTTTGCCATGCAGACACTGGCCCCCGCTCTTGACCTAGCTTTTGCTAGCGATGGAGAACTTTACAACGAGAAAAAGTCAGTTGGTTTTTATTGTGGTAAATGTGTCTAGATTATGCATCACAGCTGCACAAAGTTTGTTCTTTTAAAGGAATTAGGTTCTCGTTAAAGGTTTCAGAGTAAAGCTGTTGGGTCAGTATCGATGCATTGAGTTGACCTACCATTCTACATTTAGTGCTAATCATGGAAAAAACTCTACCCAATGAACTGCAGCTTGTTACTGTATTTATTGGTTATTCACCGTCTCTACCAGTAGATGTCACCCTCCACACTTAGATGAGACACACTTAAATCCTCAACGCTTTTgttttccccctcctctctgtctgacaGGTATCGTCGCAGCTATGACTCTGAGTTCACCGCTCCGCTGGTGATGCACCATGTGTGGCCGGCCTTGATGGATGGAGATGCTGTGGTAGTGAAGGGCGAGGCTGTGACTCGAAGGGGCGCCCTGGTACTGAATCTATATCGActctaaaaaaataacaattcatTGAGGTGTTACTTTAGAGGACAGTGTAAAGTTATGAGAGTAGATGGAAAGGCTCATGTGTTTACTGGTGACATGTCTGTCTTTGCAGTGGAGTAGAAGCCGGAGCCAGACTGCCAGCCCTGtgcgctctcgctctctcagcCCATCTCGAAGTCTCGTAA from Sparus aurata chromosome 11, fSpaAur1.1, whole genome shotgun sequence includes the following:
- the spata18 gene encoding mitochondria-eating protein, which codes for MADTLRRLAITSSFSVLQDKLESWHKDYHVISCDQNLNRCCELIELTAKIQGQLFAILNLTAAEGGHYAGVDTLKTRLLPWLGTCFSMGRPSVTDDTSLQLIQDSVEKDRRIRELSASHDSEVQKLDTQLCSTRLQLDHVRAELVDAHKELDDTKSKSATTLLATEDEILQLKADLRSAHDQVEIYKRKLGAVDDYERQIRLLRDEVSYVSTEKAMLQERLVRSRSPSPLPRLSRSSSPMKSESPTRAQLTNSSRHARLVSRFSDLYAVERLEAQTLLRRYITDLEMVQKIIFIAVVESFKTAKLAYRQFKLRVRKTLSPSHFGPESLEDAAVDYIVRNLDLYDVQTSVNDVINAMNVNPRISFPPEVDFVLISALIRDTCRVAFAMQTLAPALDLAFASDGELYNEKKYRRSYDSEFTAPLVMHHVWPALMDGDAVVVKGEAVTRRGALWSRSRSQTASPVRSRSLSPSRSLAFNSKRSLSPGRLTTSHL